GCACCGCGCGGAGGAGCTCCACGAGGGTGCCGCGTTCCTCCCCGGACATGCCAGCCGCGGGCTCGTCGAGGAGCAAGAGCTGCGGTCTCGCGGCGAGCGCGACGGCGATCTCCAAGCGGCGACGCTGGCTGTAGGACATCGCGGCAACCGGCACGGGCGCCATGTCGCGCAGGCCGACGGAGCCCAGCGCCACGTCCACCTCGGCGAGCCGGCGACAGTCGCCCTGCCGGGCCAGCAGGCGGCCGCCAGTCAGCGCCAGCGCGACGTTCTGTCCGGCGGAGAGCGATTCCAGAAGGGTCGAATGCTGAAAACCACGGCCGATGCCGATGCGCGCCCGCCGGTACGCCGGATAGCGGGTGATGTCCTGGCCGCGGTAGTGGATCGACCCGCCGGACGGACGCTCCTCACCGGCGATCAGTTTCAGCAGGGTGCTCTTACCGGCACCGTTCGGACCGATCAGGGCATGCCGTTCGCCGACGGTCACCGCCAGCTGCACACCTCTCAGAACCTCCAGCGCGCCGAAGCGGTGCTGCACGTCGCGACAGTGGAGCAGCGCGGTCACGACACATTCCTCCTCGCGCGGAAGCGGGCGATTCCCGCGGGCATCAGGTAGACGACGAGGACGAACATCAACCCGAGGGCGAGGGGGCCGTGTCCGTCGATGCTGGCGCCGAGCATGTCCCGGATGACGATGACGAGGGCCGCCCCGAGACAGGGACCCCACCACGAGCCGGTGCCGCCGATCACCACAGCGAGCAGCGCGAGCGCTGAGGTGGTGAATCCGACGTC
This genomic interval from Micromonospora sp. CCTCC AA 2012012 contains the following:
- a CDS encoding ABC transporter ATP-binding protein, translated to MTALLHCRDVQHRFGALEVLRGVQLAVTVGERHALIGPNGAGKSTLLKLIAGEERPSGGSIHYRGQDITRYPAYRRARIGIGRGFQHSTLLESLSAGQNVALALTGGRLLARQGDCRRLAEVDVALGSVGLRDMAPVPVAAMSYSQRRRLEIAVALAARPQLLLLDEPAAGMSGEERGTLVELLRAVPPTVTVVFVEHDLDVVFDVATRVSVLHLGAVLLTGTGQEVRRSREVQEAYLGGRREEVPGVPRGA